From the Silene latifolia isolate original U9 population unplaced genomic scaffold, ASM4854445v1 scaffold_158, whole genome shotgun sequence genome, one window contains:
- the LOC141637919 gene encoding serpin-ZX-like produces MDSKPKRAKTEVIAKQVADDDVEDELDDVEESDDVEDDLDDVEKEFITTKFSLQVATHVIQQHLSKSKSVVCSPVSIDALLSILALAVENSTLEQLLTLLGHRDVKELNKVARKLRAVLKSSRDIDKDGPKISFVNGLWLDQRFSLKAGFQKELKDVHKVEARVVDFANE; encoded by the coding sequence ATGGATAGCAAACCAAAAAGGGCAAAAACCGAAGTTATTGCCAAGCAAGTCGCCGACGACGACGTAGAAGACGAGCTCGACGACGTAGAAGAGTCCGACGACGTAGAAGACGACCTCGACGACGTAGAAAAAGAGTTTATCACAACAAAGTTTTCTTTACAAGTCGCTACACACGTAATTCAACAACATTTATCGAAGAGCAAGAGCGTAGTTTGCTCGCCGGTATCAATTGACGCCCTTCTTAGCATCCTAGCCCTAGCAGTCGAGAATTCGACGTTAGAGCAGTTACTTACGCTGCTTGGACACAGGGACGTCAAGGAATTGAACAAAGTGGCACGTAAATTACGTGCTGTTCTTAAGAGTTCCCGTGACATCGATAAAGATGGGCCGAAGATATCTTTTGTTAATGGGTTGTGGTTGGATCAACGGTTTTCGTTGAAGGCGGGTTTTCAGAAAGAGTTGAAGGATGTTCATAAGGTTGAAGCTAGGGTTGTTGATTTCGCCAATGAG
- the LOC141637940 gene encoding uncharacterized protein LOC141637940, with amino-acid sequence MRYRFHDCRYISASEAVWRIFGFEIHYRTPPVERLRFHLPDEQSVVFNDEDPIDAVIDNPTIGMTKFLAWMDCNKSSEEAQQLLYSQFPTKFVWKKEERAWHPRKNGFAIGRMHNVSPNCGELYYMRTLLNFVKGPKSYEDLRWFDDTLHPTFRAACYARGLLGDDKEYIDAIEEASRWGSGAYLRYLFVTLLMSSAIAMPTLRLTEDELKNYALLDIEACLQRNGSSLRRFEDMPFPESSTPHPTPFTHPSTINYRIPSIFGEAILAPTHEIVELVNDYILSRIPETEKIYFISDEVSKDETNIGVRDLYSTEFLNSIKCSGLPNHELKLKVGAIVMLLRNIDQSRGLCNGTRLIVTDLGSRVIRATTDYIG; translated from the exons ATGAGATACAGGTTCCATGATTGTCGTTATATCTCAGCAAGCGAAGCTGTGTGGAGAATCTTCGGCTTTGAAATCCATTATAGGACTCCTCCGGTTGAAAGATTGCGCTTTCACCTTCCTGATGAGCAAAGCGTTGTTTTTAACGACGAAGACCCTATTGATGCGGTCATCGACAATCCCACAATCGGTATGACAAAGTTCTTGGCTTGGATGGATTGTAATAAATCTAGCGAGGAGGCACAACAACTATTATATAGCCAATTCCCGACAAAATTCGTGTGGAAAAAAGAAGAACGTGCTTGGCATCCTAGAAAGAATGGTTTTGCTATTGGAAGAATGCATAATGTTTCCCCCAATTGTGGTGAACTATATTATATGAGAACCCTGTTAAACTTTGTCAAGGGTCCTAAATCTTATGAGGATTTAAGGTGGTTTGATGATACTTTGCATCCTACTTTCAGAGCTGCATGTTATGCGCGTGGCTTGCTTGGAGATGATAAGGAGTACATTGATGCCATAGAGGAAGCAAGTCGTTGGGGTTCCGGGGCTTACTTAAGATACCTCTTCGTCACTTTATTAATGTCTTCTGCTATAGCGATGCCAA CGTTGCGATTAACAGAGGATGAACTTAAGAATTATGCATTGCTAGATATTGAAGCATGTCTTCAACGCAACGGTAGTAGTTTACGTAGATTTGAAGACATGCCTTTTCCCGAATCATCTACACCTCATCCG ACGCCATTTACCCATCCCTCGACAATCAACTATCGAATCCCGAGTATCTTCGGAGAGGCCATCCTTGCACCTACACATGAGATCGTCGAGTTGGTTAATGACTACATATTATCTCGAATACCCGAAACAGAGAAAATTTACTTCATTTCGGACGAGGTTAGTAAAGATGAAACCAATATTGGGGTGCGTGATCTGTATTCCACAGAATTTCTTAACTCTATTAAGTGTTCTGGCCTTCCAAATCATGAATTAAAGCTGAAGGTAGGCGCTATAGTTATGCTTCTTCGGAACATTGACCAATCTCGCGGATTGTGCAACGGAACTCGACTGATCGTGACAGACTTAGGTTCACGTGTGATTCGAGCAACAACAGATTATATCGGGTAG
- the LOC141637941 gene encoding uncharacterized protein LOC141637941 encodes MGAKCLSEKSRLEVAIFLLQKSKQGKLTRGDMKEVADRYGVKVKTIFKIWKMAKIPREVGQALDVKSKRMGNTNRKRILPPIEHIKTLEWGQRDTMERVSKNTGVSVGRVHSWVCKGLLKPHSSPLHPHLNDANKLHRLKHALKCLIVEHVQADFLDLNAMPITKIKFAEMSHIIHMDEKWFYISYDGHKFYMVEGEEIPYRSCQSKRYITKVMFMCAVCRPIYSEDGELLFDGKIGMFPFTKQQPKRRASRNRPRGTMETKPIDSITKQSLHSKEAAKSVDELVNSVMQAYVDYDHIKLNKVFLTLQSVMVEIMQTKGHNDFAIPHMGKDHLTALGILPRNLEVNEELVRECIGYLEGIGQTEGLEYLMGELGYNVQPLVV; translated from the exons ATGGGAGCCAAGTGTCTCTCTGAAAAATCCAGGTTAGAAGTTGCCATCTTCTTGCTTCAGAAATCAAAACAAGGGAAGCTCACCCGTGGTGATATGAAGGAAGTAGCTGACAGATACGGTGTAAAGGTTAAAACAATTTTTAAGATTTGGAAAATGGCAAAAATACCAAGAGAAGTAGGTCAAGCATTAGATGTGAAGAGCAAGAGAATGGGTAACACGAATAGGAAAAGAATACTACCACCTATTGAGCATATTAAAACATTGGAATGGGGTCAAAGAGACACCATGGAAAGAGTCTCCAAAAACACAGGAGTAAGTGTTGGAAGAGTTCACTCTTGGGTATGCAAAGGTTTATTAAAACCACATTCAAGCCCACTGCATCCTCACCTCAATGATGCAAACAAGTTACATAGGTTAAAGCATGCTTTAAAGTGCTTAATAGTTGAACATGTTCAAGCAGATTTTTTAGATCTTAATGCAATGCCAATCACAAAAATTAAATTTGCAGAAATGAGTCATATAATCCACATGGATGAGAAGTGGTTTTACATTAGTTATGATGGTCATAAATTTTATATGGTTGAAGGAGAAGAGATACCATATAGGAGTTGCCAATCCAAGAGGTATATCACAAAGGTAATGTTTATGTGTGCAGTTTGTAGGCCTATATATTCAGAGGATGGAGAGTTGCTATTTGATGGGAAAATTGGAATGTTCCCTttcacaaaacaacaaccaaaGAGAAGAGCAAGTAGAAACAGGCCAAGGGGTACAATGGAGACGAAGCCTATTGATTCAATTACAAAGCAA TCATTACATTCCAAAGAAGCAGCCAAATCAGTTGATGAATTGGTCAATTCAGTCATGCAAGCATATGTTGATTATGATCATATAAAACTCAACAAGGTTTTCCTAACACTTCAGTCAGTAATGGTTGAGATTATGCAAACTAAGGGTCATAATGACTTTGCAATCCCCCATATGGGTAAGGATCATCTAACTGCCCTTGGCATATTACCAAGAAATTTGGAGGTCAATGAAGAATTGGTGAGAGAATGTATTGGGTATTTAGAAGGAATAGGTCAAACAGAAGGTCTAGAGTACTTAATGGGTGAATTAGGATACAATGTCCAACCATTAGTTGTTTAG